In a genomic window of Stegostoma tigrinum isolate sSteTig4 chromosome 43, sSteTig4.hap1, whole genome shotgun sequence:
- the LOC125448872 gene encoding sex peptide receptor-like codes for MAVTDVLVIITAVILNRIVGIYFPMSFLSITPVCSASLTVIYGIRDSSVWVTVTFTFDRFIAICCQKLKMKYCTEKVAAVVIATVCILSCLRNIPLYFIYEPSFIINGVPWYCSLKSTYYTSPHWVAIDWIIVILNPCLPFILILLLNVLTVRHIVLASRARRRLRTRNNGENQNDPEMEKRRKSIVLLFAISGSFLLSYLLVLLTFLCVQIANVSYFSGSNYNESNFLLEEGGFMLQLLSSCINPFIYAGTQSKFREQLKTLVKFPLTLVFECFK; via the coding sequence ATGGCCGTGACGGATGTCCTTGTCATTATCACAGCTGTGATATTAAACCGGATTGTGGGTATTTATTTCCCAATGTCATTCTTGTCCATTACCCCAGTCTGCAGTGCCAGCCTTACAGTTATATATGGAATCAGAGATTCTTCTGTCTGGGtaactgtcactttcacctttgatcgattcattgccatttgttgccagaagctgaaaatgaaatattgcacTGAGAAAGTAGCGGCTGTGGTTATAgcaactgtctgcattctgagCTGTCTCAGAAACATCCCTTTGTATTTTATTTATGAGCCTTCCTTTATCATTAACGGTGTACCTTGGTATTGCAGCCTCAAATCAACATATTACACCTCACCCCACTGGGTTGCTATTGACTGGATAATAGTCATTTTAAACCCTTGTCTCCCATTCATTCTGATTTTGCTGCTCAATGTCCTCACTGTCAGGCATATTGTATTGGCCAgtagagcccgcaggagactccggacCAGGAACAATGGAGAGAATCAGAATGACCCAGAGATGGAAAAACGGAGGAAGTCCATTGTCTTACTCTTCGCAATCTCAGGCAGTTTCCTTCTGTCGTATTTATTGGTTCTCCTGACTTTCCTCTGTGTTCAAATTGCAAATGTTAGTTATTTCTCAGGTTCTAATTACAATGAATCGAATTTTCTCCTTGAGGAAGGCGGATTTATGCTTCAACTTTTGAGTTCCTGCATCAACCCATTTATTTATGCAGGGACCCAGAGTaaattcagagagcagttaaaaacTTTGGTGAAGTTCCCCCTGACACTCGTGTTTGAATGTTTTAAATAG